One genomic region from Desulfobaccales bacterium encodes:
- a CDS encoding (Fe-S)-binding protein, which yields MDALDLSNLAERKKKSIFADAVPAAHANYCYTCGTCSGGCPLTGMESTRDENLDCRKGIRMALLGMDQELIDARFVWTCTACYRCVHGCPMGIHLTNIWYTAKAARPRDRVPGVLDKGVKMCLNTGNNMGIPTDDYVELLQELGEELAEEDCPGFVTPVDKVGVDYIHYQNSKEAYAEPDDMKWWWKVFYAAKVDWTTSSTNWESVDWGIFTCDWEASKEFARRKMDNMKRLKAKTMILPDCGGSSWGTRMNLEKYFMNEFGPETGHNFVYLFDVLLSWLKEGRIKVDKSVHADRIFTWHDSCKHGRAAYYAFGDDSNFDKMREILSYCFDMKDFVELPHTKMDSFCCGAGAGNWPGPFEKEKTEHGRFKADDIKATGADLVVVACSNCRDQIMKNLKPKFKLDIEVKYIWEVIADALILDEAE from the coding sequence ATGGATGCTTTGGATCTGAGCAATCTGGCTGAAAGGAAAAAGAAAAGCATATTTGCCGACGCTGTCCCTGCGGCGCATGCAAATTATTGCTATACCTGCGGCACTTGCTCCGGCGGCTGTCCCCTTACCGGCATGGAGAGCACCCGGGATGAAAACCTAGACTGCCGCAAAGGCATCCGCATGGCGTTGTTGGGCATGGACCAGGAGCTTATCGATGCGCGGTTCGTGTGGACCTGCACCGCCTGCTATCGCTGTGTGCACGGCTGTCCCATGGGCATCCATCTGACCAATATCTGGTACACCGCCAAAGCAGCCCGTCCCCGGGACCGGGTCCCCGGCGTGCTCGACAAGGGCGTCAAGATGTGCCTCAACACCGGCAACAACATGGGCATCCCCACCGATGATTATGTGGAACTTCTGCAGGAGTTGGGCGAGGAACTGGCCGAAGAAGATTGCCCCGGCTTCGTCACTCCGGTGGATAAAGTGGGGGTGGACTACATCCACTACCAGAACTCCAAGGAAGCCTACGCCGAGCCCGACGATATGAAGTGGTGGTGGAAGGTCTTTTATGCCGCCAAGGTCGATTGGACCACCTCATCCACCAACTGGGAATCAGTGGATTGGGGCATCTTTACCTGCGACTGGGAGGCCAGCAAGGAGTTTGCCCGGCGCAAAATGGACAACATGAAACGGCTCAAGGCCAAGACCATGATCTTGCCGGACTGCGGCGGCTCCTCCTGGGGCACCCGCATGAATCTCGAAAAATATTTCATGAACGAGTTTGGCCCGGAAACCGGCCACAATTTCGTATACCTTTTCGACGTGCTCCTTTCGTGGCTCAAAGAGGGCCGCATCAAGGTGGATAAATCGGTGCACGCCGACCGCATTTTCACCTGGCACGACTCCTGTAAACATGGCCGCGCAGCCTACTACGCCTTCGGAGACGACTCCAACTTCGACAAGATGCGGGAGATCCTCTCGTATTGCTTCGACATGAAAGATTTCGTCGAACTGCCCCATACCAAAATGGACTCCTTCTGCTGCGGCGCCGGCGCCGGCAACTGGCCCGGACCTTTTGAGAAGGAAAAGACGGAACACGGCAGATTCAAGGCCGATGACATCAAGGCCACAGGCGCCGACTTGGTAGTGGTCGCCTGTTCCAATTGCCGGGACCAGATCATGAAAAACCTGAAGCCGAAATTCAAACTGGACATCGAGGTAAAATATATCTGGGAAGTCATCGCCGACGCCCTGATCCTGGACGAAGCCGAATAA
- a CDS encoding (Fe-S)-binding protein, with amino-acid sequence MDLLEEYIKSGRIKLNTHKYHETYTVHDPCNYVRKSVLLYNDSPNNAEKSRWIAQQCIDPSLYREMCDDPMNNLCCGAGGGAWAMPYDAERLAYGKMKADQIKATGAEIVIAPCHNCRDQIMKGLAGEVKKGTMDMGNYKETFYLWELVSLCLDYEPWSAEEIDKAHAERDAQFERDGIVLDEEE; translated from the coding sequence ATGGACCTGCTGGAGGAGTACATTAAGTCCGGCAGGATCAAACTCAACACGCATAAGTACCACGAAACCTACACCGTCCACGATCCTTGCAATTACGTCCGCAAGTCCGTTTTGCTTTATAATGATTCGCCCAACAACGCGGAAAAAAGCCGCTGGATCGCCCAGCAGTGCATCGACCCCAGCCTCTATCGGGAAATGTGCGACGACCCGATGAACAACTTGTGTTGCGGGGCCGGAGGCGGGGCTTGGGCTATGCCATATGACGCAGAGCGCCTGGCTTACGGCAAGATGAAGGCCGATCAGATCAAGGCCACTGGCGCCGAGATCGTTATCGCCCCCTGCCACAACTGCCGGGACCAGATCATGAAGGGTCTGGCCGGCGAAGTTAAGAAGGGCACGATGGACATGGGCAACTACAAAGAAACCTTTTACCTTTGGGAACTGGTTTCCTTGTGCCTGGATTATGAGCCCTGGAGTGCCGAAGAAATCGACAAGGCCCACGCTGAACGCGATGCCCAGTTTGAGCGGGACGGCATCGTGTTGGATGAAGAGGAATAA
- a CDS encoding 4Fe-4S dicluster domain-containing protein: MPEEAVNEIKVDRKHRRIGITPDMADRCYTCGTCAGGCPASGLVPGWDPRKAIRAIVLGLEQEVIDSKWPWVCTLCGRCQYQCPMGIQLMKTFRTCRTLRDRDKVPGPIHKGTMMNLQRGNNLGIPKDDFLFLLAELGVELETEEEQPCPGFYVPVDKEGANVIITVNSKEPFGEPDDMKFWWKIFYAAKEDWTVSSTNWEGVNWGLFSGDDPAWKEQVGRVIENARRLKAKTILYPE, translated from the coding sequence ATGCCAGAAGAGGCCGTTAACGAAATCAAGGTGGACAGGAAGCACCGCAGAATCGGGATTACCCCCGATATGGCGGACCGCTGCTATACCTGTGGCACCTGTGCAGGAGGCTGCCCCGCCAGCGGGCTGGTTCCCGGCTGGGACCCCCGGAAGGCTATCCGGGCCATCGTCCTGGGCCTGGAGCAGGAGGTCATTGATTCCAAATGGCCCTGGGTCTGCACCCTGTGCGGTCGCTGCCAATACCAGTGCCCCATGGGCATCCAACTGATGAAGACCTTCCGGACCTGCCGCACTCTGCGGGATCGGGACAAGGTGCCCGGACCGATCCACAAAGGCACCATGATGAATCTCCAGAGGGGCAACAACCTCGGGATTCCTAAAGACGATTTCCTGTTCCTGCTGGCTGAACTGGGCGTGGAGCTGGAAACCGAGGAAGAGCAGCCCTGTCCCGGCTTCTATGTGCCGGTGGACAAAGAAGGCGCTAACGTCATCATCACCGTCAACTCCAAGGAACCCTTCGGCGAGCCGGACGATATGAAGTTCTGGTGGAAGATCTTTTACGCCGCCAAGGAAGATTGGACCGTCTCATCCACCAATTGGGAAGGGGTCAACTGGGGACTGTTCTCCGGCGACGACCCGGCCTGGAAGGAGCAGGTGGGCCGTGTCATTGAAAACGCCCGACGACTAAAGGCAAAAACCATTTTGTACCCCGAATGA
- a CDS encoding aldehyde dehydrogenase has product MTKEIEARLNLLQELADRLEKRRAEFLEAEAEDIGTPCAAAGMEVDMAVSHLRTMATEVPFVQGKVSYGTVAAILPYDAPPIMVARVGGAAILGGNQFRFSCSSQTPRTAQLLKEIVAGLPPFTAVTGMDNREFGQSCVHDPLVRVLFISGGGEVGASYAQEVRHFDKLFFAGPSGLPPSILFRDAPLKQAVEFVVRRAFINGGQYCTTLKRAYINREIYEQVKAMILAMMPEVKVGDPRDPETRIGPIKVERTRKLLERAVASLHEPHFLVPPRRDGEWQGPFLLETLEPPDLELFGPFLTLTPVDSDEAAVKQVLRSRYPFLVAWFGSPPPGAREALTKKFGMTYDNPDFIFTPLRLPFGGKGESGWIVENRDGKLIKRDGAFIYSAELVRG; this is encoded by the coding sequence ATGACTAAGGAAATAGAGGCACGACTCAATCTCTTGCAGGAATTGGCCGATAGGCTGGAGAAACGCCGGGCGGAGTTTTTGGAGGCGGAAGCGGAAGATATCGGCACGCCCTGCGCGGCTGCGGGCATGGAAGTGGATATGGCGGTTTCGCATCTCCGCACCATGGCGACGGAGGTGCCCTTCGTCCAGGGCAAAGTATCTTATGGCACGGTAGCTGCCATCCTGCCTTATGACGCCCCGCCCATCATGGTGGCCCGGGTGGGCGGCGCCGCCATCCTGGGGGGCAATCAGTTTCGGTTCAGTTGCTCCTCGCAAACCCCCCGGACGGCGCAACTTCTTAAAGAAATCGTGGCAGGGTTGCCGCCCTTCACCGCGGTAACGGGTATGGACAACCGGGAGTTCGGCCAGTCTTGTGTCCACGACCCTTTGGTCCGGGTCCTGTTTATTTCGGGAGGCGGCGAGGTGGGGGCGTCTTACGCCCAAGAAGTGCGGCACTTCGACAAGCTCTTCTTTGCCGGGCCCAGCGGCCTGCCGCCCTCGATTTTATTTCGAGACGCGCCCTTGAAGCAGGCGGTGGAATTCGTGGTGCGGCGGGCCTTTATCAATGGGGGCCAGTACTGCACCACCTTGAAGCGGGCTTATATCAACCGGGAGATTTACGAGCAGGTAAAGGCCATGATCCTGGCAATGATGCCAGAGGTGAAAGTAGGGGACCCCCGGGACCCTGAAACCCGGATCGGCCCCATCAAGGTGGAACGGACCCGGAAGCTCCTGGAGCGGGCCGTGGCGTCACTGCACGAGCCGCACTTCCTGGTGCCGCCCCGCCGGGACGGCGAGTGGCAGGGGCCGTTTCTGCTGGAAACCCTGGAGCCGCCGGACCTGGAACTCTTCGGTCCCTTCCTGACTTTAACTCCGGTGGACAGTGATGAGGCTGCGGTAAAACAGGTGTTGCGCAGCCGCTACCCCTTCCTGGTGGCCTGGTTCGGTTCTCCGCCCCCAGGCGCTCGAGAGGCCCTGACAAAAAAATTCGGCATGACGTACGATAACCCGGATTTCATCTTCACGCCTCTGCGCCTGCCCTTCGGCGGCAAAGGCGAGAGCGGTTGGATCGTCGAGAACCGGGACGGAAAATTGATTAAGCGGGATGGGGCGTTTATTTATAGTGCGGAGTTGGTGCGGGGGTAG
- a CDS encoding endonuclease V, with the protein MSEFIMGEAKPPTDWPKTYQEAVVLQEELCQRVRLVPLPRQPRLVAGADAICNRADTRIFGAVAVYRYPELELIEEAGVAGECPFPYRTGLLSFREVPILAAALAQLKERPDVVLVDGQGIAHPRGLGLATHLGLVADIPTIGVAKSRLVGIGEEPALAAGSYNHLILKGKIVGLILRTRTGIKPLYVSPGHRITLPECLHITLGCVTKYRIPLPVRQADLLSRRLRRLDPDEALA; encoded by the coding sequence ATGTCTGAGTTCATTATGGGCGAGGCAAAGCCTCCCACAGACTGGCCTAAGACTTACCAGGAGGCCGTGGTCCTGCAGGAAGAACTGTGCCAGCGGGTGCGGTTGGTGCCGCTCCCGCGGCAGCCGCGGCTGGTGGCCGGGGCTGATGCCATCTGCAACCGGGCCGATACGCGCATTTTCGGGGCCGTGGCGGTTTATCGTTATCCGGAGTTGGAACTGATCGAGGAGGCCGGGGTGGCAGGGGAGTGTCCCTTTCCCTACCGCACGGGACTGTTGAGTTTTCGGGAAGTGCCCATTCTGGCCGCGGCGCTGGCGCAACTCAAAGAGCGCCCGGACGTGGTCCTGGTGGACGGTCAGGGGATTGCCCATCCCCGGGGCCTGGGTCTGGCCACGCATTTGGGGCTGGTGGCGGATATACCAACGATTGGGGTGGCCAAAAGCCGTCTGGTGGGCATTGGGGAAGAACCGGCGCTGGCGGCTGGTTCATATAACCATTTGATTTTGAAGGGAAAAATAGTAGGTTTGATCCTGCGGACCCGAACAGGCATAAAACCGCTCTACGTCTCGCCCGGGCACCGCATCACCCTGCCGGAATGTCTCCACATCACCTTGGGTTGCGTCACTAAATACCGAATTCCCCTACCGGTGCGGCAGGCCGATCTCCTGAGCAGGCGCTTACGACGGTTAGACCCTGATGAAGCTCTGGCCTAA
- a CDS encoding flavin reductase family protein, with translation MQTEAFTALVHGVYVVTTRVGEKVNGMTAAWVSQVSINPLLVMVSIAPARYSHTLIKEAGIFAINVLTKDQAELAKRFGFKSGRKIDKFAGLDYLTAATGAPILPQAYAYLDLKLVHTYAAGDHTLFVGEVMEAKILHPQSYPLVFNKNDFFG, from the coding sequence ATGCAGACGGAAGCTTTTACGGCCCTGGTCCATGGGGTTTACGTGGTTACCACCCGCGTGGGCGAAAAGGTCAACGGCATGACCGCAGCCTGGGTCTCCCAGGTGTCCATCAATCCCTTACTGGTCATGGTCTCCATCGCTCCGGCCCGTTATTCCCACACCCTGATCAAGGAGGCTGGCATCTTTGCCATCAACGTGCTGACCAAAGACCAGGCGGAACTGGCGAAACGCTTCGGCTTTAAAAGCGGACGCAAGATCGATAAATTCGCCGGCCTGGATTACCTCACCGCCGCCACCGGCGCACCTATCCTGCCCCAGGCCTATGCCTATCTGGACCTGAAGCTGGTGCACACCTATGCCGCAGGCGACCATACCCTGTTTGTGGGCGAAGTCATGGAAGCCAAAATTCTCCACCCTCAGAGCTATCCCCTGGTCTTTAATAAAAATGATTTTTTTGGATAG
- the thiL gene encoding thiamine-phosphate kinase: MKPQAIGPLSETGLITALAREFGPAPSEVILGIGDDCAAIALSGADYLLWTVDTLVEGVHFDLAYTSLTQLGWKSLAVNLSDIAAMGGVPRHALLSLGWPPDRDRRLALEFAAGLAQAAREYGVAIIGGDTVASPSGLVITVTLTGSVPATQMLRRSGAKAGDLIFVSGPLGEAATGLEILQQGLALVPDLKVPLVEAHLLPRPQLAAGRLLAQEGLATALIDTSDGVATDLYHVCQASGVGALLPAASVPISPRVQTAAPHLGRDPLHLALTGGEDYLLLFTSPPGTVARLAQAFAQAGLPAPLPLGRIVPGDRVILETSGGEVDISGKGYDHFALDLKDEDL, from the coding sequence ATGAAGCCCCAAGCCATTGGCCCCTTAAGCGAAACCGGCCTGATTACGGCTTTAGCCCGGGAGTTCGGCCCTGCTCCCTCTGAGGTCATCCTGGGGATCGGGGATGATTGCGCCGCGATTGCGCTCAGTGGCGCCGATTATCTCCTGTGGACCGTGGACACCCTGGTGGAAGGGGTTCACTTCGATCTGGCCTATACGAGCCTTACCCAGTTGGGCTGGAAGTCCCTGGCGGTGAATTTGAGCGATATCGCCGCCATGGGGGGAGTTCCGCGACATGCCCTGTTATCCCTGGGCTGGCCGCCGGATCGGGACCGGCGTCTGGCTCTGGAGTTTGCTGCGGGTCTGGCCCAGGCTGCCCGGGAATACGGCGTGGCCATTATCGGCGGTGACACCGTGGCCTCTCCCAGCGGCCTGGTTATAACCGTGACCTTGACCGGCTCAGTACCTGCGACCCAGATGCTCCGGCGCTCGGGTGCTAAGGCAGGGGATTTAATTTTCGTCAGCGGCCCCTTGGGGGAGGCCGCCACCGGCCTGGAAATCCTGCAACAAGGACTTGCCCTGGTCCCGGACTTAAAAGTTCCACTTGTTGAGGCGCATCTGTTGCCCCGGCCGCAGCTGGCCGCCGGCCGCCTCCTGGCCCAAGAGGGTTTGGCCACGGCCTTGATCGATACCTCAGACGGCGTCGCCACCGATCTGTACCATGTCTGCCAGGCCAGCGGGGTGGGAGCCCTCCTCCCGGCCGCGTCCGTCCCCATTTCTCCCCGGGTGCAGACCGCGGCCCCTCATCTGGGCCGCGATCCCCTCCACCTGGCCCTCACCGGCGGGGAAGATTATCTCTTGCTCTTCACCTCTCCGCCCGGGACCGTAGCGCGCCTGGCCCAGGCTTTCGCCCAAGCCGGGCTGCCAGCGCCTTTGCCGTTGGGCCGCATTGTCCCCGGAGACCGGGTCATCCTGGAAACCTCAGGCGGCGAGGTGGATATCTCGGGCAAAGGCTACGACCATTTCGCCCTTGACCTTAAGGATGAAGATCTTTAA
- a CDS encoding Bax inhibitor-1/YccA family protein — MRTGNPALGDNTFTGVGRIARTEEAMTAQGTANKALLLLLCVLLTASWVWSKYYEAMNPQVVTPWVAVGAIAGFIVALVTVFKQTWAPITAPLYALLEGLVIGGVSAMFEAQFPGIVIQAAALTLGTCLAMLLAFKSRLIRATENFKMGVVAATGGIALFYILTMVLGFFGIQMPLMYGNSLASIGFSVVVVIIAALNLVLDFDFIEQGETQRAPKYMEWYGAFGLMVTLIWLYLEMLRLLAKLRSRD, encoded by the coding sequence ATGCGAACCGGCAATCCAGCCCTTGGCGACAATACCTTCACCGGGGTGGGGCGCATCGCCCGGACCGAAGAGGCCATGACCGCCCAGGGAACAGCCAACAAGGCGCTCTTGCTCCTGTTGTGCGTCCTGCTGACCGCATCCTGGGTTTGGAGCAAATACTACGAAGCCATGAATCCCCAGGTGGTAACTCCCTGGGTGGCGGTGGGGGCCATCGCCGGGTTTATCGTGGCCCTGGTTACCGTGTTCAAACAGACCTGGGCCCCCATCACTGCGCCCCTATACGCCCTTTTGGAAGGGCTGGTCATCGGCGGCGTCTCCGCCATGTTCGAAGCCCAATTCCCCGGCATTGTCATCCAGGCCGCGGCCTTGACCTTAGGCACCTGCCTGGCCATGTTGCTGGCGTTTAAATCCAGGCTCATCCGGGCGACCGAGAATTTCAAGATGGGAGTGGTCGCAGCTACCGGCGGCATCGCCCTCTTCTATATCCTCACCATGGTCCTGGGATTTTTCGGTATCCAGATGCCGCTCATGTATGGCAATAGTCTGGCCAGCATCGGCTTCAGTGTGGTCGTGGTCATCATCGCGGCCTTAAACCTGGTGTTGGATTTCGATTTCATCGAACAGGGAGAAACCCAGAGAGCCCCCAAATACATGGAATGGTATGGGGCCTTCGGACTGATGGTCACCCTCATCTGGCTCTACCTGGAGATGCTCCGGCTGCTGGCCAAACTGAGGAGCCGGGATTAG
- a CDS encoding DUF599 domain-containing protein, whose protein sequence is MFSSLHWDIFFTCASFLLLAVYHLYWVYLIRNKPLTTSTGITNHLRGHWVQHIREERLDILAVQTLRNWVMASSFLASTGILICLGLLSVAASSQKIAEITPSLSELVRGHRVFWLFKLMVLIIDFFFIFFSFCLAIRYFNHVNFMINVPSTLAHKITPEYITKILNTGTMHYTMGMRGYYVAVLLFLWLFGPIWMLIGTVIMIIVLYHLDQRA, encoded by the coding sequence TTACCATCTCTATTGGGTTTACCTGATCCGCAACAAGCCTTTGACGACCTCTACGGGCATCACCAATCACCTGCGTGGCCACTGGGTCCAACACATCAGGGAGGAGAGGCTGGATATCTTAGCCGTCCAAACCTTGCGCAACTGGGTGATGGCCTCCAGTTTCCTGGCTTCCACTGGCATCCTGATCTGTCTGGGGCTGCTCAGCGTGGCCGCCAGCTCGCAAAAAATTGCCGAGATCACCCCCAGTCTCAGTGAGCTGGTGCGGGGACACCGGGTTTTTTGGTTATTCAAATTGATGGTGCTGATTATCGACTTCTTTTTTATCTTCTTCAGCTTTTGTCTGGCCATCCGCTATTTCAACCACGTCAATTTCATGATCAATGTCCCCTCTACCCTGGCCCACAAAATCACCCCCGAATACATCACCAAGATCCTCAACACCGGCACGATGCATTATACTATGGGGATGCGCGGTTATTATGTGGCAGTTTTACTCTTTCTTTGGTTATTCGGTCCCATCTGGATGTTGATCGGGACGGTTATCATGATTATTGTTTTGTATCATCTGGACCAAAGGGCCTAG